The Rickettsiales bacterium genome contains a region encoding:
- a CDS encoding GIY-YIG nuclease family protein, producing MKQYYVYIMASGKRGYLYTGVTNNINRRCWEHKNKFVNSYSKKHNIVKLFYYEVFEDVNYAIQREKTIKKCRREIKFEAIEKLDPEWSDFYFNLND from the coding sequence ATGAAACAATATTATGTTTATATAATGGCAAGTGGAAAAAGGGGGTATTTATATACTGGTGTAACTAATAATATAAATAGAAGATGTTGGGAGCATAAAAATAAATTCGTAAATAGTTACTCAAAAAAACATAACATTGTTAAGTTATTTTATTATGAGGTTTTTGAAGATGTGAATTATGCAATTCAAAGAGAAAAAACTATAAAAAAATGCAGAAGAGAAATAAAATTTGAGGCGATTGAAAAGTTAGACCCTGAATGGAGTGATTTTTATTTCAATCTTAACGATTAA